TGGGTGCAGTTCTCGCAGGTGGTGGTTCCCTGTGCCTCGTGGTAGTTGACACCTGCTTTCGACTGAAGGTTGTCTGGGGAGCGTTCAGTCCCACCCTGGGCAGTCGCTGTTCGGTACTCATCAGGGACCGATCCCTGAAGGTCCTCGTACTGAGAATCGTCACTGGCACAGCCTGCCAGTCCAACGAGCGAGATTCCACCAAGCACGTGCAAGAGTCTGCGTCGTGTGGGAGTCGGGGGTTCGTTCATACCCCAGAGTCCCATCCCGACTAGAGTAGGCGTTCTGGTCTAATAATCGAAGCTCTCGTTAACTTGTCTACCATCGCCGTTTGGCAGAGCCGA
The DNA window shown above is from Halostella litorea and carries:
- a CDS encoding high-potential iron-sulfur protein; the encoded protein is MNEPPTPTRRRLLHVLGGISLVGLAGCASDDSQYEDLQGSVPDEYRTATAQGGTERSPDNLQSKAGVNYHEAQGTTTCENCTHYIPDMNDDGLGACSLVEGYIEPNAWCTIYARHIEQSVN